The following are from one region of the Paenibacillus bovis genome:
- a CDS encoding extracellular solute-binding protein, translating into MRKTGKVLSLLLTGALALGLTACGNSDSGKSSEGASGSSGDKVTITFQNIYPDPTTPTYKMIRQIVDSYQKEHPNVEIALDTLNTDQQKLKLKTQAASREIPDITIVNPSAQMKPYVDAGLLAPLDDILDKDGLRDTYQEGLLDYYSKDGKVYALPDGNNIEVGYYNKALFAKAGIDAPPATFEELLADVKKLKAAGITPIAIGEKDSWTGSFLFMNILLRTNGGPGFLQDVADGKKTFNDPAFIEAVDAFQQLVQAGAFPDGATSIDATAGGNMFRTGQAAMFIIGTWETGANDSSTVGKDVGVFKFPTVNGKGNPDEFMLAPGSAFAVSANSEHLAETKDFLKYFATNYPKVSFELKNAVGLGQKVDGDFSSAGYSPLAIDVLDLFKNIKGGDLSFDNTMNPAVSQVHLSSIQNLFVQPVDPKQVAAEHQAAFEANP; encoded by the coding sequence ATGAGAAAAACAGGCAAAGTACTATCGCTGCTGCTAACCGGTGCACTGGCACTGGGATTGACAGCATGCGGTAACAGCGATTCCGGTAAAAGTAGTGAAGGCGCGAGTGGCAGCAGCGGCGACAAAGTGACCATCACGTTCCAGAACATTTACCCGGACCCAACGACTCCTACCTATAAAATGATCCGTCAAATCGTCGATTCCTACCAGAAAGAACATCCGAACGTAGAGATCGCTCTGGATACCCTGAATACCGACCAGCAAAAACTGAAGCTGAAAACGCAGGCAGCTTCCCGCGAAATCCCGGATATCACCATCGTGAACCCTTCTGCACAAATGAAGCCTTATGTGGATGCAGGCTTGCTCGCGCCATTGGATGACATTCTGGACAAAGACGGCCTCCGCGATACATACCAGGAAGGCCTGCTCGACTACTACAGCAAAGACGGCAAAGTCTACGCCCTGCCGGATGGCAACAATATCGAAGTCGGCTACTACAACAAAGCCCTGTTTGCCAAAGCAGGCATCGATGCTCCACCAGCTACTTTTGAAGAGCTGCTGGCTGATGTGAAGAAACTCAAAGCTGCAGGCATTACGCCTATCGCAATCGGGGAGAAAGATTCCTGGACAGGCTCGTTCTTGTTCATGAACATCCTGCTTCGCACGAATGGCGGTCCTGGCTTCCTGCAGGATGTAGCAGACGGCAAGAAAACATTTAACGATCCAGCCTTTATTGAAGCAGTAGATGCATTCCAGCAGCTCGTACAGGCAGGAGCTTTCCCTGATGGTGCAACATCTATCGATGCAACAGCAGGCGGTAACATGTTCCGTACCGGTCAGGCCGCGATGTTCATTATCGGTACATGGGAGACAGGTGCGAACGATTCTTCCACAGTCGGCAAAGACGTTGGCGTATTCAAATTCCCGACCGTTAATGGCAAAGGGAATCCGGATGAGTTCATGCTGGCACCAGGCAGTGCATTTGCCGTATCCGCCAACAGTGAGCATCTGGCAGAAACCAAGGATTTCCTGAAATACTTTGCAACCAATTATCCAAAAGTATCCTTTGAACTGAAAAATGCAGTCGGTCTGGGTCAAAAAGTCGATGGCGACTTCTCCTCAGCCGGATATTCTCCACTGGCGATCGATGTACTGGATCTGTTCAAAAATATCAAAGGCGGCGACCTTTCCTTTGATAACACGATGAATCCAGCTGTATCCCAGGTTCACCTGAGCAGCATCCAGAATCTGTTCGTACAGCCGGTTGATCCGAAGCAGGTGGCGGCAGAGCACCAGGCAGCTTTCGAGGCGAATCCTTAA
- a CDS encoding carbohydrate ABC transporter permease, with protein sequence MNVLKVPARTIAIFVLPCLLLYIGTVFVPILVSFYTATLDWNGIGDAKFIGLANFHTLLFEDNNFWPSVKRTLMYSVFSMIEIPFCLLFAILLNRYVRKGNRLVTIYFVPVILSNVILGQLWKTIYNPTSMGGMLNGILIQLGLENWTHSWLTEPATAMYALYFVSLWQYFGYHLLIQFTGVQNIPDEIYEAAKIDGADGFKADRYITFPMIVPIFKISIVLAFIGSLQAFELVMVMTGGGPAHATDTIATHMYNMSFLSQKYGYGSAIATFLVVFCLAVTVVINFIFNKIERKVT encoded by the coding sequence ATGAATGTATTAAAAGTACCTGCCCGCACGATTGCCATTTTTGTACTGCCGTGTCTGCTCCTGTACATAGGAACGGTATTCGTACCGATTCTGGTTTCCTTTTATACGGCTACACTGGACTGGAACGGGATCGGAGATGCCAAGTTTATCGGACTGGCCAACTTCCATACGCTGCTGTTCGAGGATAATAACTTTTGGCCGTCGGTCAAGCGGACACTGATGTATTCGGTGTTCTCCATGATTGAGATTCCTTTTTGCCTGCTGTTTGCTATCCTGCTGAACCGTTATGTTCGCAAAGGCAATCGGCTGGTTACGATCTACTTTGTTCCGGTTATCCTGTCCAACGTTATTCTCGGACAGCTGTGGAAAACCATCTATAACCCAACGTCCATGGGCGGTATGCTGAACGGTATCCTGATCCAGCTCGGACTGGAGAATTGGACGCATAGCTGGCTGACAGAACCGGCGACAGCGATGTATGCCCTGTATTTTGTATCGCTGTGGCAGTACTTTGGCTACCATTTGCTGATCCAGTTTACCGGGGTACAGAATATTCCCGACGAGATCTACGAAGCGGCCAAAATCGATGGCGCAGACGGCTTCAAAGCCGATCGCTACATCACATTCCCGATGATCGTGCCGATCTTCAAAATCTCGATTGTACTGGCATTTATCGGTTCTCTGCAGGCGTTTGAGCTGGTCATGGTTATGACAGGCGGTGGCCCGGCACATGCGACCGATACGATTGCTACCCATATGTACAATATGTCCTTCCTATCCCAGAAATACGGTTACGGCAGTGCGATCGCGACATTCCTCGTTGTCTTCTGTCTGGCGGTAACAGTGGTAATCAACTTTATCTTTAACAAAATCGAACGCAAGGTAACCTAA
- a CDS encoding ABC transporter substrate-binding protein, protein MKTISRMFIVIIVAALLLMYLAARLNVSQGYSGSNTLTIYNWGDYIDPDLLDQFQKETGITVIYQTFDSNEAMLTKIEQGGTTFDVAIPSDYAISKMREENLLLPLDHSKLPNLKNIDPSFLNLSFDPNNKYSAPYFWGTVGVVYNPKLTNLKFHSWDDLWNPSLRNNVLLTDGAREVMGMSLNSLHYSLNDTKEAHLQEALAKLKLLTPNVKAIVGDEIKMLLANNEAAAGLVFSGDASEIMSENEDLDFVVPEEGTNLWFDNMVIPKTAANVEGAHKFINFMMNPEVAAQNAEYVGYSTPNDAALKLLPEDISGDERFYPPADLTRRLEVYDNLGKKMLVHYNELFLQFKMNK, encoded by the coding sequence ATGAAAACAATCAGCCGTATGTTTATCGTCATCATCGTCGCTGCGCTGCTGCTCATGTATCTGGCAGCCCGGCTGAATGTCAGCCAGGGGTACTCGGGCAGCAATACACTGACGATCTACAACTGGGGCGACTATATCGATCCCGACCTGCTGGACCAGTTCCAAAAAGAAACCGGGATTACGGTTATTTACCAGACATTCGATTCCAACGAAGCGATGCTGACCAAGATCGAGCAGGGCGGTACTACTTTCGACGTGGCGATTCCGTCCGACTATGCCATCTCCAAGATGCGCGAGGAGAACCTGCTGCTGCCGCTGGATCACAGCAAGCTGCCTAATCTCAAAAATATCGATCCATCGTTCCTGAACCTGTCGTTTGATCCGAATAACAAGTATTCGGCGCCTTACTTCTGGGGAACAGTCGGTGTCGTCTATAATCCCAAGCTGACTAATCTCAAATTCCATAGCTGGGACGATCTATGGAACCCATCGCTGCGCAATAATGTGCTGCTGACCGATGGTGCCCGTGAGGTGATGGGGATGTCGCTGAACAGCCTGCATTACTCACTGAACGACACCAAAGAAGCTCACTTGCAAGAAGCGCTGGCCAAGCTCAAGCTGCTGACGCCAAATGTCAAAGCTATCGTTGGTGACGAGATCAAAATGCTGCTCGCCAATAACGAAGCAGCGGCTGGACTCGTATTCTCCGGTGATGCGTCCGAGATCATGAGCGAGAACGAAGATCTGGACTTTGTCGTACCGGAGGAAGGTACGAACCTGTGGTTCGATAACATGGTTATTCCGAAGACCGCTGCCAATGTAGAGGGTGCGCACAAGTTCATTAATTTTATGATGAACCCTGAAGTGGCGGCGCAAAATGCGGAGTATGTAGGGTATTCGACACCAAACGATGCAGCACTGAAGCTGCTGCCGGAAGACATTTCTGGAGACGAACGCTTCTATCCGCCAGCGGATCTGACCCGCCGCCTGGAAGTGTACGACAATCTGGGGAAAAAGATGCTGGTGCATTACAACGAGCTGTTCCTCCAGTTCAAGATGAACAAGTAA
- a CDS encoding carbohydrate ABC transporter permease — MLKVKKGFVYLLFAILVVTQLYPLFWLLMYSLKTNEEILSGSFFSFPKLPQWHNYAEAYTSGSYLKYLGNSVLVTGVTLLAVIILSAMTAYAISRFKWKYGPYVLLLFLLGMMIPMQATLLPLMIIFKNLDLLDTRWSIIIPYTAFALPIAVFILSGFMRAIPTDIEESAFMDGASVYRIFRSIILPISLPPVMTVCILTFINIWNEYIVAATFISSENLKTLPFGVYTFVSQYSVNYGNIGAFLIMGALPVIVIYFLLSERITKGMVAGAVKG, encoded by the coding sequence ATGCTAAAAGTGAAAAAAGGATTTGTGTATCTTCTCTTCGCAATCCTGGTTGTTACCCAGTTGTACCCGCTGTTCTGGCTGCTCATGTATTCCCTGAAGACGAATGAAGAGATCTTGAGCGGCAGCTTTTTCTCCTTTCCGAAACTTCCGCAGTGGCATAACTATGCGGAAGCCTACACTTCCGGTAGCTATCTCAAATATCTGGGCAACAGCGTACTCGTTACCGGTGTGACGCTGCTGGCTGTTATTATTCTGAGTGCGATGACGGCTTATGCAATCTCACGGTTCAAATGGAAATACGGACCGTATGTGCTGCTGCTGTTCCTGCTCGGTATGATGATTCCGATGCAGGCGACACTGCTGCCACTGATGATTATTTTCAAAAACCTGGACCTGCTGGATACCCGCTGGTCGATCATTATTCCGTATACGGCGTTTGCGCTGCCAATAGCCGTTTTTATCCTGAGTGGATTCATGCGGGCGATTCCGACGGATATTGAAGAATCGGCGTTTATGGATGGAGCGAGTGTATACCGGATCTTCCGCAGCATTATCCTGCCGATCTCGCTGCCGCCGGTAATGACGGTATGTATTCTGACCTTTATCAATATCTGGAATGAATATATCGTGGCGGCGACCTTTATCTCGTCCGAGAATCTCAAAACGCTGCCGTTCGGGGTGTATACGTTCGTCAGCCAGTATTCGGTCAATTACGGTAATATCGGAGCTTTCCTGATCATGGGCGCACTGCCGGTTATCGTGATTTATTTCCTCCTGTCCGAGCGGATTACCAAAGGTATGGTCGCCGGTGCGGTCAAAGGCTAA
- a CDS encoding ABC transporter permease: MQANTRAIYMLPYYVWIVLFVVAPVVLVAYYSFFDVDGNLTLQNYRTFFTPVYMQMTLSSFWYAFLVTLFSLLIAYPAAYLLTRTKHRQLWILLIILPTWINLLLKTYAFIGIFGTYGPVNALLGAIGIGEQQLLFNAFSFVFVSVYIFVPFMILPIYNALEELNPTLISAARDLGASGWTTFRRVIFPLTLSGVKSGCMAVFIPSLSLFMITRLIAGNKVITLGTAIEQHFLVTQDWGMGSTVAVVLIIAMAVLMLLTGGFGQEVRHGK; encoded by the coding sequence ATGCAGGCTAATACGCGCGCGATCTATATGCTGCCATATTACGTATGGATCGTCTTGTTTGTCGTGGCACCGGTGGTGCTGGTTGCGTATTATTCCTTTTTCGATGTAGATGGGAATCTGACACTGCAGAATTACCGCACGTTCTTCACACCGGTATATATGCAGATGACGCTCAGCTCGTTCTGGTATGCCTTTCTGGTGACCTTGTTCTCGCTGCTGATTGCTTATCCGGCGGCGTATCTGCTGACCCGGACCAAGCACCGGCAGCTGTGGATTCTGCTGATTATCCTGCCGACATGGATCAATCTGCTCCTCAAAACGTATGCGTTTATCGGGATTTTCGGTACGTATGGTCCGGTGAATGCGCTGCTGGGCGCGATTGGTATCGGAGAGCAGCAATTGCTGTTCAACGCATTCAGTTTTGTATTTGTATCGGTGTATATTTTCGTGCCGTTCATGATTTTGCCGATCTATAATGCACTGGAAGAACTCAATCCAACGCTGATCTCGGCAGCACGCGATCTTGGTGCATCCGGCTGGACAACATTCCGTCGCGTGATTTTCCCGCTGACGCTGTCCGGAGTCAAATCCGGCTGCATGGCGGTATTTATCCCTTCCCTGTCACTGTTTATGATTACCCGCCTGATCGCCGGCAACAAGGTAATTACTCTCGGTACGGCGATTGAGCAGCATTTCCTGGTCACTCAGGACTGGGGCATGGGTTCAACAGTTGCTGTCGTGCTGATTATTGCGATGGCTGTACTGATGCTGCTGACCGGCGGCTTCGGACAGGAGGTGCGTCATGGGAAATAA
- a CDS encoding ABC transporter permease: MGNKNKWGNLYLVLVFAVLYAPILYLMYYSFNSAGNMHEFEGFTWQWYGEVFQDTRLMIILINTLVIALLSSAIATIIGIIGALAIDRIQRRRLKDAVLSLNNVLIVSPDVIIGASFLILFTIVGIKLGFASVLISHIAFSIPITVLMILPRLQEMSPTLVDAARDLGASRRDVLARVILPFIKQGIFAGFFMAFTYSLDDFAVTFFVTGNGYSTLSVEIYSRARQGVALSINALSTLIFLFTTALVVGYYMINRRAQTRTRRSEPAAEMGVPR; encoded by the coding sequence ATGGGAAATAAAAATAAATGGGGTAATCTGTATCTGGTACTCGTCTTCGCCGTCCTGTACGCGCCTATTCTGTACCTGATGTATTACTCGTTCAACAGTGCAGGCAATATGCATGAATTCGAAGGCTTCACCTGGCAGTGGTATGGCGAGGTGTTCCAGGATACGCGCCTGATGATTATTCTGATCAATACGCTGGTCATCGCGCTGCTGTCTTCGGCGATTGCGACGATTATCGGTATTATCGGTGCGCTGGCGATAGACCGCATTCAGCGTCGCCGGCTTAAGGATGCCGTGCTGTCGCTCAACAACGTGCTGATCGTCAGCCCGGACGTTATTATCGGTGCATCGTTCCTGATCCTGTTCACGATTGTAGGCATCAAGCTGGGCTTTGCCTCGGTACTGATCTCGCATATCGCGTTCAGTATTCCGATTACCGTGCTGATGATTCTGCCGCGTCTGCAGGAAATGAGCCCGACGCTGGTCGATGCGGCACGCGATCTGGGCGCCAGCCGACGGGATGTACTGGCACGTGTTATCCTGCCTTTTATCAAGCAGGGAATCTTTGCCGGGTTCTTCATGGCATTCACGTACTCGCTGGATGACTTTGCCGTGACGTTCTTCGTGACCGGTAACGGATATTCCACGCTGTCGGTCGAGATTTATTCCCGGGCAAGACAGGGTGTGGCACTGTCGATCAATGCATTGTCTACGCTGATCTTCCTGTTTACGACCGCACTGGTGGTCGGTTATTACATGATCAACCGCCGGGCACAGACCCGTACGCGCCGGAGTGAACCGGCTGCCGAAATGGGGGTGCCAAGATAA
- a CDS encoding sensor histidine kinase: protein MPRRFHSIHTRLFILFLFCMTAILLIVSALFYNRTTTQFHEKLGEIAQKNVSQTAGLLDLLLASYDSLSKSISTNGDIVRLVGEKKKLPPQVEYINQHSITTMMGAIYFSRDDLVGIHIIGENGKIYNYGNYTTVVDPRYSSSDWYRKINDSSGKMVWLGVFPHSLIDTTEDDAVFAFGRPIFDLNEQHQIGIVLFEAKADTVLAAMSNLKLGPNSDVDIITREGKSVPTSLEANPVHTLLPEHMKAPSDPGEVIVDQLGDRLIAASKLGTTDWTVVSSTPSQDLDVELTQTKRYLFIVVTILILVAALIALIVSRTISLPLQRLVRQMKQVENGNFHGIVRVTSYQEINVVVASFNHMVKRVEELIERVKISSVSEKNAELHALQSQVNPHFLYNTLDMIYWMLDEKGNDRLGEVVLSLSHMFRYSSHWEGNAEVTLREEVEQIRHYLNIIQMRLEDRLTVEIDIDEQWMNLPVPKMLLQPVIENAVKHGLEAQKSGLLTVRAVPDAKYLNIRVQDNGAGMPPETLMRLRRSLDTYTAEPAGEGESTGIRQGIGMQNLHQRLKYMFGDEYGIGIESVQDEGTTITLRLPLPVQPAGQHPAVQRLTTNHPDSIFDPGQTGRSEWERGT, encoded by the coding sequence TTGCCGCGCAGGTTTCATTCGATCCATACCCGGCTGTTTATTCTGTTCTTGTTTTGTATGACTGCGATTCTGCTCATTGTCAGCGCGCTGTTCTATAACCGTACAACTACACAATTTCACGAAAAGCTGGGCGAGATTGCCCAAAAGAATGTCTCCCAGACAGCCGGGCTGCTGGATCTGCTGCTCGCCAGCTATGACAGCCTGTCCAAATCAATCAGTACAAACGGCGATATTGTCCGGCTGGTCGGCGAGAAAAAAAAGCTGCCGCCACAGGTCGAATATATCAATCAGCACTCCATTACCACGATGATGGGCGCAATCTACTTTTCCCGTGATGATCTGGTAGGGATACATATTATCGGGGAGAACGGCAAAATCTATAACTACGGTAATTACACGACAGTCGTCGATCCACGGTATAGCAGTTCGGACTGGTACCGAAAAATTAATGACTCGTCCGGCAAAATGGTCTGGCTCGGCGTGTTTCCCCATTCGCTGATCGATACGACCGAAGACGATGCGGTATTTGCTTTTGGACGACCGATCTTCGATCTGAACGAACAGCACCAGATTGGTATTGTGCTATTTGAAGCCAAGGCGGATACGGTACTGGCCGCGATGAGCAATCTAAAGCTGGGACCGAATAGTGATGTAGATATTATCACCCGTGAAGGCAAATCGGTGCCGACCTCGCTTGAAGCGAATCCAGTGCATACGCTGCTGCCGGAGCATATGAAGGCGCCGAGCGATCCAGGCGAAGTCATCGTGGATCAGCTGGGAGATCGCCTGATCGCAGCTTCCAAGCTGGGCACGACCGATTGGACAGTCGTCAGCTCCACCCCATCCCAGGATCTGGACGTGGAGCTGACCCAGACCAAACGCTATCTGTTCATCGTCGTCACGATTCTGATCCTCGTCGCTGCGCTGATTGCCCTGATCGTCTCGCGCACGATTTCGCTGCCGCTGCAGCGGCTAGTCCGGCAGATGAAGCAGGTGGAGAACGGTAATTTCCATGGGATTGTCCGGGTGACTTCGTATCAGGAGATTAACGTGGTGGTGGCTTCCTTTAACCATATGGTCAAACGGGTGGAGGAGCTGATCGAGCGGGTCAAAATCTCGTCGGTCAGCGAAAAGAATGCCGAGCTGCATGCGCTTCAGTCGCAGGTGAATCCGCACTTTCTATACAATACGCTGGATATGATTTACTGGATGCTGGATGAGAAAGGCAATGACCGTCTCGGCGAAGTCGTACTGTCCCTGTCGCATATGTTCCGCTACAGCAGCCACTGGGAAGGCAATGCCGAAGTGACGCTGCGCGAGGAAGTGGAGCAGATTCGCCATTACCTCAATATTATCCAGATGCGGCTGGAAGACCGGCTCACCGTGGAGATCGATATCGATGAGCAGTGGATGAATCTGCCCGTACCCAAAATGCTGCTGCAGCCGGTGATCGAGAATGCCGTCAAGCATGGGCTGGAAGCGCAAAAGTCCGGACTACTCACCGTCCGCGCCGTGCCGGACGCCAAGTATCTGAATATCCGGGTTCAGGATAACGGTGCAGGCATGCCGCCAGAGACGCTGATGCGACTGCGGCGTTCACTCGATACGTACACCGCAGAACCGGCAGGTGAAGGCGAATCAACCGGCATTCGGCAGGGGATTGGCATGCAGAATCTGCACCAGCGGCTGAAGTACATGTTCGGCGACGAATACGGGATTGGCATCGAAAGTGTACAGGATGAAGGTACCACGATTACCCTGCGGC